The Athene noctua chromosome 13, bAthNoc1.hap1.1, whole genome shotgun sequence genome has a segment encoding these proteins:
- the LINGO1 gene encoding leucine-rich repeat and immunoglobulin-like domain-containing nogo receptor-interacting protein 1 isoform X3 produces MVAGEASMRSPILACWQPILLLMLGSILSGSATGCPPRCECSAQERAVLCHRKRFMVVPEGIPTETRLLDLGKNRIKTLNQDEFANYPHLEELELNENIISAIEPGAFNNLFNLRTLGLRSNRLKLIPLGVFTGLSNLTKLDISENKIVILLDYMFQDLYNLKSLEVGDNDLVYISHRAFSGLNSLEQLTLEKCNLTSIPTEALSHLHGLIVLRLRHLNINTIRDYSFKRLYRLKVLEISHWPYLDTMTSNCLYGLNLTSLSITHCNLTSIPYVSVRHLVYLRFLNLSYNPIVTIEGSMLHDLLRLQEIQLVGGQLTMVEPFAFRGLNYLRILNVSGNLLTTLEESAFHSVGNLETLILDNNPLACDCRLLWVFRRRWRLNFNKQQPTCSTPEFVQGKEFKDFPDVLLPNYFTCRRARIRDRKPQQIFVDEGHTVHFVCRADGDPPPTIMWLSPRKHLISTKTNGRLTVFPDGTLEVRYAQIQDNGTYLCIASNAGGNDTMLAHLHVRSYSPDWPHQPNKTFAFISNQPNESDANSTRATVPFPFDIKTLIIATTMGFISFLGVVLFCLVLLFLWSRGKGNTKHNIEIEYVPRKSDAGISSADAPRKFNMKMI; encoded by the coding sequence ATGGTAGCTGGGGAGGCGAGTATGCGCAGCCCAATCCTGGCCTGCTGGCAGCCGATTCTCCTCCTGATGCTGGGATCCATCCTGTCCGGCTCCGCCACGGGCTGCCCGCCGCGCTGCGAGTGCTCCGCCCAGGAGCGCGCCGTCCTGTGCCACCGGAAGCGATTCATGGTCGTGCCGGAGGGGATCCCGACCGAGACCAGGCTGCTGGACTTGGGCAAGAACCGCATCAAGACGCTCAACCAGGATGAATTTGCCAATTACCCtcacctggaggagctggagctAAATGAGAACATTATCAGTGCCATTGAACCTGGGGCTTTCAACAACCTCTTCAACCTCAGGACGCTGGGGCTCAGGAGTAACAGACTCAAGCTGATCCCCTTGGGGGTGTTTACTGGACTCAGCAACCTTACCAAGCTAGACATTAGTGAGAACAAAATTGTGATCCTCCTAGACTACATGTTCCAGGACTTGTACAACCTGAAGTCTTTGGAGGTGGGGGACAATGACCTTGTCTACATCTCCCACCGggccttcagtggcctcaacagCCTGGAGCAGCTGACCCTGGAGAAATGCAACCTGACCTCCATCCCCACAGAGGCTCTGTCTCACCTTCATGGCTTGATCGTGCTGCGGCTGCGCCATTTGAACATCAACACCATCCGGGATTACTCATTCAAGAGGCTGTACCGGCTCAAGGTCCTCGAGATCTCACACTGGCCCTACCTGGACACTATGACGTCCAACTGCCTCTACGGGTTGAACCTGACCTCCTTGTCCATCACCCACTGCAACCTGACGTCCATCCCATATGTGTCAGTGAGGCACTTGGTTTACCTCCGGTTCCTGAACCTGTCCTACAACCCCATTGTCACCATCGAGGGCTCCATGCTCCATGACCTGCTCAGGCTGCAGGAGATCCAGCTGGTGGGAGGGCAGCTCACCATGGTCGAGCCCTTCGCCTTCCGTGGCCTCAATTACCTGCGCATCCTGAACGTGTCAGGGAACTTGCTGACTACCCTGGAGGAGTCGGCCTTTCACTCAGTGGGCAACCTGGAGACACTCATCCTCGACAACAACCCCTTAGCCTGCGACTGTCGGCTGCTCTGGGTTTTCCGGCGGCGATGGAGGTTGAACTTCAACAAGCAGCAGCCCACCTGCTCCACCCCCGAGTTCGTCCAGGGCAAGGAGTTCAAAGACTTCCCCGATGTCCTCCTGCCCAACTACTTCACCTGCCGCCGAGCACGGATACGGGACCGCAAACCTCAGCAGATCTTCGTGGACGAAGGCCACACGGTCCATTTTGTCTGCCGGGCAGATGGGGACCCGCCCCCCACCATCATGTGGCTCTCTCCCCGGAAGCACCTCATCTCTACCAAAACCAACGGGCGGCTCACTGTCTTCCCTGACGGCACGCTGGAGGTGCGCTACGCCCAGATCCAGGACAATGGCACCTACCTATGCATCGCCAGCAACGCAGGTGGCAACGACACCATGCTGGCCCACCTGCACGTGCGCAGCTACTCCCCTGACTGGCCCCACCAGCCCAACAAGACCTTTGCGTTCATCTCCAACCAGCCCAACGAGAGCGATGCCAACAGCACGCGCGCCACCGTGCCTTTCCCCTTTGACATCAAGACTCTCATCATCGCCACCACCATGGGCTTCATTTCCTTCCTGGGCGTCGTGCTCTTCTGTCTGGTGCTCCTCTTCCTGTGGAGCCGGGGGAAAGGCAACACCAAGCACAACATTGAGATTGAGTACGTGCCACGCAAGTCCGACGCGGGCATCAGCTCTGCCGACGCGCCACGCAAGTTCAACATGAAAATGATTTAA
- the LINGO1 gene encoding leucine-rich repeat and immunoglobulin-like domain-containing nogo receptor-interacting protein 1 isoform X1, producing the protein MSCCGGEFVAKAEQLQAALRRGRAQVPCLASRSLQDFSSVHEWKAEERPKPSAPLASDPPASCLHLTWVRDRMVAGEASMRSPILACWQPILLLMLGSILSGSATGCPPRCECSAQERAVLCHRKRFMVVPEGIPTETRLLDLGKNRIKTLNQDEFANYPHLEELELNENIISAIEPGAFNNLFNLRTLGLRSNRLKLIPLGVFTGLSNLTKLDISENKIVILLDYMFQDLYNLKSLEVGDNDLVYISHRAFSGLNSLEQLTLEKCNLTSIPTEALSHLHGLIVLRLRHLNINTIRDYSFKRLYRLKVLEISHWPYLDTMTSNCLYGLNLTSLSITHCNLTSIPYVSVRHLVYLRFLNLSYNPIVTIEGSMLHDLLRLQEIQLVGGQLTMVEPFAFRGLNYLRILNVSGNLLTTLEESAFHSVGNLETLILDNNPLACDCRLLWVFRRRWRLNFNKQQPTCSTPEFVQGKEFKDFPDVLLPNYFTCRRARIRDRKPQQIFVDEGHTVHFVCRADGDPPPTIMWLSPRKHLISTKTNGRLTVFPDGTLEVRYAQIQDNGTYLCIASNAGGNDTMLAHLHVRSYSPDWPHQPNKTFAFISNQPNESDANSTRATVPFPFDIKTLIIATTMGFISFLGVVLFCLVLLFLWSRGKGNTKHNIEIEYVPRKSDAGISSADAPRKFNMKMI; encoded by the coding sequence GTGAGAGATAGGATGGTAGCTGGGGAGGCGAGTATGCGCAGCCCAATCCTGGCCTGCTGGCAGCCGATTCTCCTCCTGATGCTGGGATCCATCCTGTCCGGCTCCGCCACGGGCTGCCCGCCGCGCTGCGAGTGCTCCGCCCAGGAGCGCGCCGTCCTGTGCCACCGGAAGCGATTCATGGTCGTGCCGGAGGGGATCCCGACCGAGACCAGGCTGCTGGACTTGGGCAAGAACCGCATCAAGACGCTCAACCAGGATGAATTTGCCAATTACCCtcacctggaggagctggagctAAATGAGAACATTATCAGTGCCATTGAACCTGGGGCTTTCAACAACCTCTTCAACCTCAGGACGCTGGGGCTCAGGAGTAACAGACTCAAGCTGATCCCCTTGGGGGTGTTTACTGGACTCAGCAACCTTACCAAGCTAGACATTAGTGAGAACAAAATTGTGATCCTCCTAGACTACATGTTCCAGGACTTGTACAACCTGAAGTCTTTGGAGGTGGGGGACAATGACCTTGTCTACATCTCCCACCGggccttcagtggcctcaacagCCTGGAGCAGCTGACCCTGGAGAAATGCAACCTGACCTCCATCCCCACAGAGGCTCTGTCTCACCTTCATGGCTTGATCGTGCTGCGGCTGCGCCATTTGAACATCAACACCATCCGGGATTACTCATTCAAGAGGCTGTACCGGCTCAAGGTCCTCGAGATCTCACACTGGCCCTACCTGGACACTATGACGTCCAACTGCCTCTACGGGTTGAACCTGACCTCCTTGTCCATCACCCACTGCAACCTGACGTCCATCCCATATGTGTCAGTGAGGCACTTGGTTTACCTCCGGTTCCTGAACCTGTCCTACAACCCCATTGTCACCATCGAGGGCTCCATGCTCCATGACCTGCTCAGGCTGCAGGAGATCCAGCTGGTGGGAGGGCAGCTCACCATGGTCGAGCCCTTCGCCTTCCGTGGCCTCAATTACCTGCGCATCCTGAACGTGTCAGGGAACTTGCTGACTACCCTGGAGGAGTCGGCCTTTCACTCAGTGGGCAACCTGGAGACACTCATCCTCGACAACAACCCCTTAGCCTGCGACTGTCGGCTGCTCTGGGTTTTCCGGCGGCGATGGAGGTTGAACTTCAACAAGCAGCAGCCCACCTGCTCCACCCCCGAGTTCGTCCAGGGCAAGGAGTTCAAAGACTTCCCCGATGTCCTCCTGCCCAACTACTTCACCTGCCGCCGAGCACGGATACGGGACCGCAAACCTCAGCAGATCTTCGTGGACGAAGGCCACACGGTCCATTTTGTCTGCCGGGCAGATGGGGACCCGCCCCCCACCATCATGTGGCTCTCTCCCCGGAAGCACCTCATCTCTACCAAAACCAACGGGCGGCTCACTGTCTTCCCTGACGGCACGCTGGAGGTGCGCTACGCCCAGATCCAGGACAATGGCACCTACCTATGCATCGCCAGCAACGCAGGTGGCAACGACACCATGCTGGCCCACCTGCACGTGCGCAGCTACTCCCCTGACTGGCCCCACCAGCCCAACAAGACCTTTGCGTTCATCTCCAACCAGCCCAACGAGAGCGATGCCAACAGCACGCGCGCCACCGTGCCTTTCCCCTTTGACATCAAGACTCTCATCATCGCCACCACCATGGGCTTCATTTCCTTCCTGGGCGTCGTGCTCTTCTGTCTGGTGCTCCTCTTCCTGTGGAGCCGGGGGAAAGGCAACACCAAGCACAACATTGAGATTGAGTACGTGCCACGCAAGTCCGACGCGGGCATCAGCTCTGCCGACGCGCCACGCAAGTTCAACATGAAAATGATTTAA
- the LINGO1 gene encoding leucine-rich repeat and immunoglobulin-like domain-containing nogo receptor-interacting protein 1 isoform X2: MQVRDRMVAGEASMRSPILACWQPILLLMLGSILSGSATGCPPRCECSAQERAVLCHRKRFMVVPEGIPTETRLLDLGKNRIKTLNQDEFANYPHLEELELNENIISAIEPGAFNNLFNLRTLGLRSNRLKLIPLGVFTGLSNLTKLDISENKIVILLDYMFQDLYNLKSLEVGDNDLVYISHRAFSGLNSLEQLTLEKCNLTSIPTEALSHLHGLIVLRLRHLNINTIRDYSFKRLYRLKVLEISHWPYLDTMTSNCLYGLNLTSLSITHCNLTSIPYVSVRHLVYLRFLNLSYNPIVTIEGSMLHDLLRLQEIQLVGGQLTMVEPFAFRGLNYLRILNVSGNLLTTLEESAFHSVGNLETLILDNNPLACDCRLLWVFRRRWRLNFNKQQPTCSTPEFVQGKEFKDFPDVLLPNYFTCRRARIRDRKPQQIFVDEGHTVHFVCRADGDPPPTIMWLSPRKHLISTKTNGRLTVFPDGTLEVRYAQIQDNGTYLCIASNAGGNDTMLAHLHVRSYSPDWPHQPNKTFAFISNQPNESDANSTRATVPFPFDIKTLIIATTMGFISFLGVVLFCLVLLFLWSRGKGNTKHNIEIEYVPRKSDAGISSADAPRKFNMKMI; the protein is encoded by the coding sequence GTGAGAGATAGGATGGTAGCTGGGGAGGCGAGTATGCGCAGCCCAATCCTGGCCTGCTGGCAGCCGATTCTCCTCCTGATGCTGGGATCCATCCTGTCCGGCTCCGCCACGGGCTGCCCGCCGCGCTGCGAGTGCTCCGCCCAGGAGCGCGCCGTCCTGTGCCACCGGAAGCGATTCATGGTCGTGCCGGAGGGGATCCCGACCGAGACCAGGCTGCTGGACTTGGGCAAGAACCGCATCAAGACGCTCAACCAGGATGAATTTGCCAATTACCCtcacctggaggagctggagctAAATGAGAACATTATCAGTGCCATTGAACCTGGGGCTTTCAACAACCTCTTCAACCTCAGGACGCTGGGGCTCAGGAGTAACAGACTCAAGCTGATCCCCTTGGGGGTGTTTACTGGACTCAGCAACCTTACCAAGCTAGACATTAGTGAGAACAAAATTGTGATCCTCCTAGACTACATGTTCCAGGACTTGTACAACCTGAAGTCTTTGGAGGTGGGGGACAATGACCTTGTCTACATCTCCCACCGggccttcagtggcctcaacagCCTGGAGCAGCTGACCCTGGAGAAATGCAACCTGACCTCCATCCCCACAGAGGCTCTGTCTCACCTTCATGGCTTGATCGTGCTGCGGCTGCGCCATTTGAACATCAACACCATCCGGGATTACTCATTCAAGAGGCTGTACCGGCTCAAGGTCCTCGAGATCTCACACTGGCCCTACCTGGACACTATGACGTCCAACTGCCTCTACGGGTTGAACCTGACCTCCTTGTCCATCACCCACTGCAACCTGACGTCCATCCCATATGTGTCAGTGAGGCACTTGGTTTACCTCCGGTTCCTGAACCTGTCCTACAACCCCATTGTCACCATCGAGGGCTCCATGCTCCATGACCTGCTCAGGCTGCAGGAGATCCAGCTGGTGGGAGGGCAGCTCACCATGGTCGAGCCCTTCGCCTTCCGTGGCCTCAATTACCTGCGCATCCTGAACGTGTCAGGGAACTTGCTGACTACCCTGGAGGAGTCGGCCTTTCACTCAGTGGGCAACCTGGAGACACTCATCCTCGACAACAACCCCTTAGCCTGCGACTGTCGGCTGCTCTGGGTTTTCCGGCGGCGATGGAGGTTGAACTTCAACAAGCAGCAGCCCACCTGCTCCACCCCCGAGTTCGTCCAGGGCAAGGAGTTCAAAGACTTCCCCGATGTCCTCCTGCCCAACTACTTCACCTGCCGCCGAGCACGGATACGGGACCGCAAACCTCAGCAGATCTTCGTGGACGAAGGCCACACGGTCCATTTTGTCTGCCGGGCAGATGGGGACCCGCCCCCCACCATCATGTGGCTCTCTCCCCGGAAGCACCTCATCTCTACCAAAACCAACGGGCGGCTCACTGTCTTCCCTGACGGCACGCTGGAGGTGCGCTACGCCCAGATCCAGGACAATGGCACCTACCTATGCATCGCCAGCAACGCAGGTGGCAACGACACCATGCTGGCCCACCTGCACGTGCGCAGCTACTCCCCTGACTGGCCCCACCAGCCCAACAAGACCTTTGCGTTCATCTCCAACCAGCCCAACGAGAGCGATGCCAACAGCACGCGCGCCACCGTGCCTTTCCCCTTTGACATCAAGACTCTCATCATCGCCACCACCATGGGCTTCATTTCCTTCCTGGGCGTCGTGCTCTTCTGTCTGGTGCTCCTCTTCCTGTGGAGCCGGGGGAAAGGCAACACCAAGCACAACATTGAGATTGAGTACGTGCCACGCAAGTCCGACGCGGGCATCAGCTCTGCCGACGCGCCACGCAAGTTCAACATGAAAATGATTTAA